A region of Plectropomus leopardus isolate mb chromosome 16, YSFRI_Pleo_2.0, whole genome shotgun sequence DNA encodes the following proteins:
- the LOC121955574 gene encoding leucine-rich alpha-2-glycoprotein-like — protein sequence MCLFGALKMNLLMLLTLAALAKCAHSCPDLCSCSFPASGAEVVCSQSSLTHFPADGLPSNTTRLSIQSTKLSSITASHLSAVPRLNYLQLYHNNLTSLPSDLLKDVPHLDTLDLTGNRLIHLPPNVFDHASLRSLVLKNNLIGKADAEWFTGNSSLTWLDLSGNRLSSIPATLLQKMPNLDNLDLSDNSLQDLHPDALRNLHHLGTLNLAGNNFTSLKPTTFMHNLKLSQLFLYENQLRELPVTLFQGLQHLELLLLNGNQLQNFPLGLLDDKEIFFRMILTGNPWRCDEKMEYLWKWLTVHSQNVIFLEEVTCAAPEALKNRQVVSLTESELGLQKIED from the exons ATGTGCCTTTTTGG TGCTTTAAAGATGAACCTGTTGATGCTCCTGACTTTGGCTGCATTGGCTAAATGCGCCCACTCCTGCCCAGATCTGTGCTCCTGTTCCTTCCCAGCTTCAGGTGCAGAGGTGGTGTGCAGCCAAAGTTCTCTTACACATTTCCCAGCAGATGGTTTACCCTCCAACACAACTCGACTTTCCATCCAATCCACCAAACTCAGCAGTATCACAGCCAGCCATTTGAGTGCTGTGCCCCGTTTAAACTACCTCCAGCTTTATCACAACAACCTGACAAGCCTTCCTTCAGATCTACTGAAGGACGTTCCTCACTTGGACACGTTGGATCTGACAGGAAATCGTCTGATTCATCTTCCTCCAAATGTCTTCGACCATGCCTCACTACGCAGTCTTGTGCTGAAGAATAATCTGATTGGAAAAGCGGATGCTGAGTGGTTTACCGGCAATAGTAGCCTGACCTGGCTAGATTTGTCTGGAAACCGTTTATCGAGTATACCTGCCACTCTGCTTCAAAAGATGCCAAATCTGGATAATCTGGACTTAAGTGACAACAGTCTGCAAGACCTGCATCCTGACGCCCTGAGGAACCTGCACCACCTGGGGACACTGAATCTCGCTGGTAACAATTTCACCTCCCTGAAACCTACAACCTTCATGCACAACCTGAAGCTATCCCAACTGTTTCTGTATGAGAATCAGCTCCGAGAGCTGCCAGTGACCCTCTTCCAGGGTCTCCAACATCTTGAACTTCTGCTGCTAAATGGGAATCAGTTGCAGAATTTCCCCTTAGGGCTGCTGGATGACAAAGAAATCTTTTTCCGGATGATCTTAACAGGTAACCCCTGGAGGTGTGATGAGAAGATGGAGTATCTGTGGAAGTGGCTCACTGTCCATTCtcaaaatgtcatctttttggAGGAGGTGACGTGTGCAGCGCCTGAAGCTCTTAAAAACCGACAAGTTGTCTCTTTAACTGAGAGTGAGCTTGGACTTCAAAAGATTGAAGATTAG